A window of Candidatus Eisenbacteria bacterium genomic DNA:
TTGCCTTCGAAGTGCATCCAATTGACGGAGACCGAGCTGTTCCCGGGAGTCGGCGTTCCCAGCGACGCCCCGTAGCTGTAGGTGTCTTCCGTGTCGAAGTCACGGATGCCGACGAGCGAGTTCATGCCTCCGCCCCAGCGATAACCGATCGTGGGCGTGATCTCGATCCCGCCGCCGCCCTGGGCGCGCGCGACGCCAGCCGAACCAATCAGGACCGCAGTAACCAACGTCACCATCGTCCAGCGCATTCGTGCCTCCGGTGTGTGATCGACGAGTTCCCAGTCCATTCATCGCCCGAGAGCCGGGACCGATCGCGTGCGACTCGCGATCGGCTCACCGGCTCTCGAGCGCCACGCTCAGTTCGTACTGCCTTCCGCCGTCTGCTGATTGAGGGGCGGCACCAGCTTGATCTCGATTCTGCGATTCTTGTCGCGGCCTTCCGGCGTGTCGTTCCCCTGCCGCGGCCGACTGTCGGCGAACGATACCGCAGACAGCCGTTCCTTGGCGATGCCGGTCTGCTCGAACACGCGCACGATCTGGGCGGCGCGGGCGCCTCCCAGCTCCCAGTTGGTCGGATACTTCTTGGCGAGTGACGCGCCGATCTTCTGGTTGTCGGTGTGGCCCGTGACGACGATTTGATAGGGGTTCGCCTTCACGTTCTCGGCGACCTGGACCAGCAGCTCACGTCCCGTCTTGTCCAGTTCCGCGGAGCCGGACTTGAAGAGAATGTCCTGCGCCATGTTCACGCTGATGCCGTCGCGAACCCGCTCGATCTCGATCTTGCCGCTGCTCAGCTCCTCCTTCAGGTTGCCGATCATCGACTCATAGGTGCCCTTCATCTCGTCGGCCGCTTTGGCCTTCTCGGCGGCCACGGCCTGCGCCTCTTTGACCTGAACGTCGAGCGCGGCCTTGTCGGCTTCGAGCTGGGCCTTGTCCTTGTTCGCCTGTTCGAGGCT
This region includes:
- a CDS encoding OmpA family protein; the protein is MRSRWWGGVVRGALTLMTGTALLTGCGVSKAKYLDMTKSRDELSAKNTELQSSLEQANKDKAQLEADKAALDVQVKEAQAVAAEKAKAADEMKGTYESMIGNLKEELSSGKIEIERVRDGISVNMAQDILFKSGSAELDKTGRELLVQVAENVKANPYQIVVTGHTDNQKIGASLAKKYPTNWELGGARAAQIVRVFEQTGIAKERLSAVSFADSRPRQGNDTPEGRDKNRRIEIKLVPPLNQQTAEGSTN